In Leptospira bouyouniensis, the sequence AAAAGAAATCACGAATGCCTCAAGGCTTGTGGAAGTTTTTTCTGGCAAACGTATCTCGGATAACAGACCTATTGTGGGAGAAGATGTGTTTACCCAAACAGCCGGAGTTCATGCAGATGGAGACAAAAAAGGAAATTTATATGCCAATCCTATCCTTCCCGAACGGTTTGGGCGAAGTCGAGTCTACGCATTAGGCAAGTTAGCTGGCAAAGCAAGCATCACTGAAAATTTAAAACAACTTGGAATGGTTTTATCGCCTGAAATTGAAAAAAAAGTTCTCGCTCGAGTGATTGAACTCGGAGACCAAAACAAAACTGTTACCAAAGAAGATTTGCCATACATCATATCTGATATCTCAGGTGAAAATTTAGAATCAAGTTTCCACATTGAGTTTTGCACTGTGACAAGTGGAATCGGTGTGAAACCAAAAGCAGAAGTAAAGGTCAAATTCCAAGGGTATCTTTATGAAGCAACTGGAGAAGGGGATGGTGGATACGATGCATTTATGAATGCTCTTGGGAAAATCTTAGAAACTCTCAACATCCAAATTCCTAAACTTTATGATTACGAAGTCAGAATTCCTCCTGGTGGAAATACCAATGCACTTGTGGAGACGGTCATCACTTGGAAAAAAGAGGGAGATATTCATCCTATACGTTCCATTGGGATCGACTCTGACCAACAAGTAGCTGCAGTAAAGGCAACCGAACGTATGTTACATATTGTGCTTGGGAAATTATGATTCATTTTTTAGTCGTAGGGCTCGGAAACCCTGGAGAGAAATACAAAAACACTCGTCATAACATTGGTTTTATGATCTTAGATGTTTTAGCGAATCAATTTGGTGTAACATTCAAAGATGTCAAAAAATATGCTGAGACAACACATACTTGGGAAGGGGATAAAATCCATTTATTAAAACCATTGGAGTTTATGAACCTTTCGGGAAAAGCCACACAAACCCTTGCCAAACTCTACAAAATCCCACCCTCTCAAATCCTTGTGGTGCAAGATGAAGTGGACTTACCTTTTGGAAAAATCAAAAATAAAATCGGCGGAGGAACGGCAGGTCACAATGGTCTAAAAGACATCGTGGCAAAACTTGGATCACAAGACTTCCATCGGTTGCGTTTTGGTGTTGGCAAACCGGAAAAGGGGGGAATGGAAGTGGCTGATTTTGTTTTGCAAAATTTTAATGCAGAGGAACGTTCCCAACTTCCCACATTGATGGGAGAATCTATTTCTAAAATCGAAGATTGGGTGAAAACAAATCGTATCCTCATCCAAAAGGAATCCAAATCCTAAATGAAAGTTCTAATCTTTGCACAATCGAATGGAAATTTACATCTATTCCAATCAGGATCCAAGTCATGACCAAAGAAAATGATCCATCGATCAATTTGAAACGTCTCATCATTCAAACTGTAGGCTCAATTGTCCTCGTGCTTGTGATCGTGTTTGGGCTCGCTTATTTCTTTAGAGCTGAGTTACTCGGATTTAGCGAACATTTTGTTCGGATCTTTGGTTATTTAGGTTTATTTTTTGGAATGATCCTTTCGGATAGTTTGCCTGCTTTTGTACCACCAGATGCATTTTTAGTACTCGCCATCTCTGGGGAAATGGATCCAATACCGACCATCCTTTCGATGTCTATAGGAAGTATCATTGGTGGGAGTATCGCTTATTGGATTGGTTTATACCTTATCCCACGTTTCCACTTGGGGCGCCAAATGGTACTCCATTATGAAGACAAACTTCTACCCTACATACGCAAATATGGATTCGGTGCAGTGGTTCTCAGTGCCCTCACTCCTATTCCCTATTCTTGGATGGCCTACACAGTCGGAACGTTTAAGATGCCGTTTCGATTGTTTTTACTTGGTTCTCTTTTTCGTTTTGTAAGAGTCTCTGTTTACTTTTATGCGATGTACATTGGTTGGATCACTGGAGGTTAAAATGTCCGAAAATCGATTGTTTCCTAAGTCAGTGGATGAAGTGATTTTGGAAAAGGTAAGGTTTTTCTTTTTACCTGATCGAACAGCTGCCTTTGTGAAAAATCTCATCGATGGTAAGGTTTCTGAAAGATCGCTTATCTGTTGCAATTCTGGCTGTGATGTTTGTAATGAAACAATATACAACTGTTATGTGGCTGTGAAAAAAGAATTGGATTTATAATCATTTGGATTCGCTTTTTGCAAATACGAAACAAGTGCCACTTGCACACCAAGTGCGACCAAAAACTTGGTCCGAATTTGTGGGGCAAACAAAGGTGGTATCTGCCCTTCGTTCCATCCAAAAACCAACTTCCATTTTATTTTATGGTCCACCAGGCACAGGGAAAACAACACTTGCCCATCTCCTGGCAGAGTCTTGGAAATTAGAAAAAAGATATTTGAGTTGTGTGACAAGTGGCGTGAAAGAAGTGCGCGAGGTTTTGGAAGAAGGAAAACGCCTCGGTACCATTGTCCTTTTTTTAGATGAGATCCACAGATTCTCTTCTTCCCAACAAGATGCCTTACTCTCTTCGGTGGAAGAGGGCGAAATCATCCTCATTGCTGCGACGACAGAAAACCCAAGTTTTCGAGTGAATAAAGCACTCCTCTCCCGGATGTTTGTGTATCGACTCACCACTCTTACTGAAGAAGAAGAGGAAACAATTTTCACTTCTTGTTTGGAAAAACAAAACTCCAAACGAACTATCCCAGAGGTCGTGAAAAGGGAACTCTTTCGGCGAAGTGCAGGGGATGCACGAAAACTCCTGGGGTATTTGGAACGAATTTTAAGTGCTACTGGTGAAGGAGATGAAGTCACGGAAGAAAAATTGTCCGTCATTCTTGGGGACACTCTTGTCACATACGATAAAAACAGTGAAAGCCATTACGATATCATCTCAGCCTTTATTAAGTCACTGCGGGGTAGTGATCCAGATGCGGCTTTATTTTATTTGGCATTGATGCTCGAGGGAGGAGAGGATCCACTGTTTATCGCAAGGAGGCTTGTGATTTTTGCCAGTGAAGATGTAGGAAATGCCAGCGTCCATGCACTCCCCCTTGCCATTGCCACTTGGCAAGCCGTGGAACGGGTGGGTATGCCAGAAGGTAGGATTCCCCTCGGACAATGTACCACGTTTTTGGCCTCCGCACCTAAATCAAACGCAAGTTATGTGGCAATTAATGAAGCATTGGCTTTCGTAAAGGCAAGGAATAAGACGTTTCAGATCCCAAATCACATAAGGAATGCACCCACTGCCACTCATAAAAATGAAGGTGCTGGTGTTGGTTACAAATACCCTCATGATTTCCCAGGACATTTCCTGAAAGAACGATATTTCCCTGAGTCCTTTTATCCTAACCCACCATCCTTCTACGAACCCACAAACCAAGGGATGGAAAAAATGTTAAAGGAACAATTGGAAAGATTGTGGGGGGACCGGTATTGAGAGTTTATCTCAAAAATTGGACTTCCTGCCTCAAATCTAGAAAAATACGCGAAAACAAAGGGGAAATTCTTTCTCATCTTGACAACTAAACCCTTTCGTGAGAGCATTTTCATACATGGGATCCGCACCGGATAGTTTTGCACCAATCCTCTTACAACTTATGCTCGGAGTCGGTTTCTCCGCTCTGATCTTATCACTTGCCTTTCTTTTAAACCCAAAGAAAAAATCAAAACCACAAGATACCTTTGAATGTGGTGTGACGTATTATGGAGATGCGAGAGGGCTTTTTAACATCAAGTTTTACTTAGTGGCAGTCCTTTTTATCCTGTTTGATATAGAGGCAGTTTTCCTTTACCCATGGGCTGTGAATTTAATTGGGTTTAAGGAAGCGGGACTCGGAACGTTTTTTCTTTTCGAAATGTTTTTCTTTTTACTCATCCTTGTGGTGGGTCTATATTATATCTGGAAAAAAGGAGCACTGGAATGGGATTAACAGAAACACTCTCCAAACCCGGTGAAATGTTTGGTGACATGTTCCAAGTTGCCACACTCGACAATGTGGTTCAGTGGGGGCAAAGTTTTTCTTTGTGGCCGTATCCTTTTGCCACCGCTTGTTGTGGAATTGAATACATGAGCACTGCTTGTGCAGATTATGACATTGCTCGATTTGGTGCCGAAAGACCTTCTTTTTCTCCACGCCAAGCGGATATGATTTTAGTACTCGGAACCATTACTTATAAAATGGCTCCCGTATTACGCCAGATATACGACCAATTAGCGGAACCAAAATTTGTGATCTCTGTGGGGGCTTGCGCTTCCTCAGGTGGAATGTTTCACACCTATGGTGTGTTACAAGGTGTTGATCGAATTTTACCTGTAGATGTGTACGTTCCTGGTTGCCCACCAAGACCAGAAGCAATCCTTGATGCCCTTGTGAAATTACAAAAAAAAGTCCAAACCCAAGGTTTGGAAGCTCGCCGCCAAGAAGTCATGAAAAAGATCCAAGAGATCAATGAACGAAACAAACCCCTCGTAGTGGCATGAACGAAACGATTACCCAATTCCTTAATTCCAGATTTCCTGATAGTTTACTCCCGCAAAGGGACATAAACACAAATTTACTTTTCTTTAGTATTCGCAAGGAGAAACTACCAGACGTTGTACTGGCATTAAAAGAAGAGTTAGGATTTCACTTTTTAAATGACCTAACGTCTGTTGATTGGCTTGGGAAACGAGAGCCTAGGTTTGAAGTCTTATACTTATTGCGTTCACCCAAACATGGACATTTCCGAGTGCAGTTAAGGGTTCCAGTAGGGGAAGGGGAATCCGTTCCGAGTCTTTCTAACATTTTCCCTGCGGCCAATTGGCCCGAACGTGAAGTATTCGATCTGATGGGAATCCCATTTTCAGGACACCCGAGAATGGAACGACTTATCATGCCTGATAACTTTGTAGGACACCCTCTCCGAAAAGACTATCCACTCGAAGGCCCAGGCCAAGATTACCTCATCGAAGATCTACTGACCATTCACGTGAAAGAGGATATTACCGAGTAACCGGTTAACAATCATTATGGTAATGTACGAAAAAACAGCCGAACATTTCGGCCAAAAATTCAAAGACCTCCCAGAAGGCCATTTACTTGTCAACTTAGGGCCAAGTCATCCTGCCACTCATGGAATTTTACAAAACGTAATCCAAATTGATGGGGAACGTGTGGTGGATACCGAGTCTGTGATAGGGTATGTGCACCGTTGTTTTGAAAAGTTAGGCGAACGGTACGACTACAATCAGTTTTTGGTTTGTACCGATCGGATGAACTATGTATCCACTCCTCTGAACAACATTGGATGGATCCTAACCGTTGAAAAAATGATGCAAATCCAAGTTCCGGATCGCGTCACTTATGTGCGTATGATTATTTCCGAACTGTCTCGGATTATGGACCATATCATTTGTAACGGAATTATGGGTGTGGATCTTGGGGCTTTTTCTGGTCTTTTACATTTATTTCACCACCGCGAAAACATTTATCAAATTTTAGAAAAACTAACTGGGGCGCGCCTCACGACAACGTTTTGCCGTGTGGGGGGAATGGAACGTGATATTTATCCAGAGTTCCAATCCGAAATCAAAATCATTTTAAAAGGCTTAAAACCAGCGTTAGATGAATTCGAAGAACTGCTGATCCGTAACAAAATCTTCAATGAAAGGACAAAAGGCATAGGTGGGATCTCAGCGGAACGTGCCATTGCTTATGGATTTTCGGGTCCCAATTTACGCGCAGCTGGTGTTCCTTGGGACGTGAGAAAAGACGATCCTTATATGTTTTACGATCAAGTAAACTTTGACATCCCCGTAGGAGAAGACGGATCAGCTCTTGACCGAACTCTCGTGCGAATGGAAGAGATGCGCCAGTCCATGCGGATCATCGAACAACTGATTGATGGGATACCAGAAGGACCATACCATGCGGATGTTCCTCATGCATTCCTTCCTCCAAAAGACCGTGTCTACAACAATATGGAAGAACTTATTTACCATTTTAAAATCATCATGCATGGTGTGAAAGTTCCTCCAGGGGAATACTACCATGCCACAGAAGCTGCCAATGGGGAACTAGGATTTTATGTAGTTTCTGAAGGGGAAAAATCACCTTGGCGGGTGCATGTGAGGCGGCCTTGTTTTTGGTACTACCAAGCCTTCCCGGAAATGGTGAAAGGTGGACTTTTGGCTGATACTATTGCTACCATGTCATCACTTAATGTCATTGCAGGGGAGCTTGATTGTTAATGGCGTATCAATTTTCACAAGAATCAGAAAAAAGATTCCAAAGGCTTATCCCACAATTCCCAAGTAAACGTTCCCTTATCCTTCCTTGTTTGTTTTTATTGCAAGCTGACAAAGGTTTTGTGGACACAGAAGGGATGCAGTACATCGCCGATCGGATTGGTGAGCCAGTATCCCTTGCTCATGTACATGGTGTGGCAACGTTTTATACCATGTACAACAAAAAACCAGTTGGGAAATTTCATATCCAAATCTGTGCGAATATTTCTTGTTACTTGGCAGGCTCCGATTCCATTACCGAACATGTTTGTTCCAAATTGGGTATTGAAAAAGGAGAAACCACAAAAGACAAAAAGTACACTGTGGATGAAGTGCAGTGTCTTGGCGCTTGTGGTTTTGGTCCTGTGGCACAAATCAATGACAAATACTATGAAAATTTAACTCCAGAATCCATCGAAAAGATTCTTTCTGAATTGGAAAAAGAAGGATAACATGGGACTTAAAACTTTACTCACAACACATATCAATGCAACTGATTCACACACTTTGAAACATTACCAATCTGTGGGTGGATATGAGAGTTTAAAAAAGGTCCTCTCGGAAATGACCGCCGAACAAATTGTAAACGACGTTAAAAATTCTGGCCTTCGAGGACGAGGTGGGGCAGGGTTTCCAACAGGTAACAAATGGGGATTCATTCCAAAAACTGACAAACCAAAGTATTTAATTTGTAATGGGGACGAAGGGGAACCAGGTACATTCAAAGACCGGATGCTCATCGAACGTTTCCCGCATATGCTCATCGAAGGGATGGCGATTGCGGCAAAGGCGATTGACTCCCACCAAGGGTATATTTACATCCGAGGTGAATTCCACAAAGGAATCCGGATTGTGGAAACAGCAGTGGAAGAAGCTTACAAAGCAGGACTTCTTGGCAAAAATATTTTGGGCCTTGGGTATGATTTTGATTTAGCTGTGTATTCGGGTGCGGGTGCTTATATCTGCGGGGAAGAGTCGGCTCTTATCAATTCACTCGAAGGCCGGAGGGGCCACCCACGTTTGAAACCTCCTTTTCCTGCAGTTTCAGGACTTTATGCTTGCCCAACTGTTGTGAACAATGTCGAAACATTTTGTAACGTCCCACATATCATCCGTATGACGGGAGAAGAATACAAAAAAATTGGAACAGAAAAATCTCCTGGCACAAGGCTCTTTGCTGTGAGTGGGCACGTTAAAAAACCAGGGATTTATGAAGTGGAAATGGGAACTCCGATGAAGGAGCTCATTTTCGACATCTGTGGTGGAATCAAAAACGATAAGTCATTAAAAGCAGTGATCCCTGGGGGAAGTTCGTCTCCGATCCTTACATCTGAGGAAGCCATGACTGCAACGATGGATTATGAATCCATTGCTTCCCTCAAATCCATGTTAGGTTCGGGAGCAGTGATCATCCTTTCAGAAGAAGCAGACCTTGTGGAAACGACATACAGATTAGCTGAATTTTATTCACATGAATCTTGTGGGCAGTGTACTCCTTGTCGCGAAGGAACACATTGGGTCAAAGACCTCCTTCACAAAATCAAAAAGGGAGAAGGAACAGAAAAAGATGTAGAACTCATCTTTTCCCTCTCAAGGAATATGGAAGGTGGCACCACCATTTGTCCGTTAGCGGATGCATGTGTGATGGCAGTTCGGCCAACCATGACGAAATTTAAGGAAGAGTTTTCTCTTCGATTGAAAAAGGAAGTGAGTGTTTCTCACTAAAGGTCACCAAAACATATGGACTGGGCTTTAATTCTTGCTTGGGGGATCAAAATCCTCTCATTATTTTTTGTAATTCTTACGGGTGTGGCATATTACACTCTCGCAGAACGGAAGTTTGCTGGATTTATCCAAGATAGACCCGGCCCAAACCGAGCTGGCCCTTTTGGAATTTTTCAACCATTAGCAGATGGGATAAAGTTTATCGCCAAAGAAGAAATTTTCCCTAAAAATGTTTCCAAAGGGATGTATCTTCTTGCACCTACTATCTCCATGACATGTGCGATTATGGCTTGGGCTGTGATTCCATTTGGTGGAACACTTCCTGCACCAGAGTGGCTTACGACACTCACTGGTGTTGCTACCATCGACTTACAAATTGCAAACCCAGATTCTGGGGTATTGTACATGCTTGCGATTTCTTCTCTTTCCGTTTATGGAATTATGATTGCTGGTTGGTCAAGTAACAACAAATATTCGTTACTCGGTGGTGTTCGTTCCACAGCACAGATGATCAGTTATGAACTTCCGATGGGGCTTTCGATTGTTGCGATTGTGATTATGACTGGTTCATTAAAACTCACTGATATCAGTGACTCCCAAAAAGAAATGTGGAATATCCTTTCACCTCCAGGTTTTGTTGCGTTTTTTATCTATGTAACGGCTATGTTTGCAGAAACCAACCGGTTACCTTTTGATTTGGCGGAAGCTGAATCGGAACTTGTGGTTGGGTTTCATACAGAGTATGGAGCTTTTAAGTTTGCCCTTTTCTTTTTGGCAGAATACATGAATATGATTACCATGTCCTGCCTTACCACCTTACTATTTTTTGGTGGCTACAATGTTCCCTTCCAAATAGGGGCTGGTTCGAAATACCAAGCATTTATTGGTCTCGGGTTTTTTATCGTAAAAGTTTTGTTTTTTGCCTTTTTGTTCATTTGGGTGCGTTGGACTCTTCCTCGGTTTCGTTATGACCAGTTAATGAAACTCGGTTGGAAAAAAATGATCCCTTGGGGGCTTTTTGTTGTGATGTTTGCATCCATTTACACAGTGTATTGGAAAGAAGGATGGATGAAATTATTTATATGAATCTAGAAACCTCACCATCACTTTTATTATTTGTATTTTTTGGAACTGTGACTGTAATCACGGCTCTTAGTGTGATCTTCCAAAAAAACCCTGTGGTATCAGCAGTTTCCCTAGTGTTTACTTTTTTTTCTCTCGCTGGAATTTATGGTATCATGGGTGCGTTGTTTATTGCCACCATGCAGGTGTTAGTGTATGCAGGTGCCATTATGGTGCTTGTTGTTTTTGTTCTCATGTTACTTTCCCAAAGGGCAGAAACAATGTCGCGTTATCGCAAACACCCGATTCGTTTGGTATTACTCTCTGTTTTTGTGCTTGGATTTTTTTTCCTACTATATTCGGCACTCACTACAGGTGTACCCCATACGGAACAAATGGGAAAAGGTTATGAGAATGCAGAGTACTCATTTCCCATACAAGGAACATCCACAGTGAATGCGAAAGGAAACGTTGCAACTGTTGGGGCATCAACGTATTTGGATTACCTTTTGCCATTTGAGATGATATCAATTTTGTTACTCGTGGCAGTCCTTGGGGCAGTGATCCTTGCCAAAAAGAAACTCACGGAAGTGGACCAAACAAAGGATACAGTTTTATGAATCCAGTTATCGGCGGAATCCCCGTTCAATACCTTCTAGGCCTAGCCGGAATTCTTTTCTCCATCGGGGTGCTCGGAGTTCTCATCAGACGTAATATTGTGATTATTTTTATGTCAGTGGAACTCATCTTAAACTCCGTGAATTTAGTCTTTGTTACCTTTTCCAAAGCCTTATC encodes:
- the pth gene encoding aminoacyl-tRNA hydrolase, which translates into the protein MIHFLVVGLGNPGEKYKNTRHNIGFMILDVLANQFGVTFKDVKKYAETTHTWEGDKIHLLKPLEFMNLSGKATQTLAKLYKIPPSQILVVQDEVDLPFGKIKNKIGGGTAGHNGLKDIVAKLGSQDFHRLRFGVGKPEKGGMEVADFVLQNFNAEERSQLPTLMGESISKIEDWVKTNRILIQKESKS
- a CDS encoding VTT domain-containing protein — protein: MTKENDPSINLKRLIIQTVGSIVLVLVIVFGLAYFFRAELLGFSEHFVRIFGYLGLFFGMILSDSLPAFVPPDAFLVLAISGEMDPIPTILSMSIGSIIGGSIAYWIGLYLIPRFHLGRQMVLHYEDKLLPYIRKYGFGAVVLSALTPIPYSWMAYTVGTFKMPFRLFLLGSLFRFVRVSVYFYAMYIGWITGG
- a CDS encoding replication-associated recombination protein A → MDSLFANTKQVPLAHQVRPKTWSEFVGQTKVVSALRSIQKPTSILFYGPPGTGKTTLAHLLAESWKLEKRYLSCVTSGVKEVREVLEEGKRLGTIVLFLDEIHRFSSSQQDALLSSVEEGEIILIAATTENPSFRVNKALLSRMFVYRLTTLTEEEEETIFTSCLEKQNSKRTIPEVVKRELFRRSAGDARKLLGYLERILSATGEGDEVTEEKLSVILGDTLVTYDKNSESHYDIISAFIKSLRGSDPDAALFYLALMLEGGEDPLFIARRLVIFASEDVGNASVHALPLAIATWQAVERVGMPEGRIPLGQCTTFLASAPKSNASYVAINEALAFVKARNKTFQIPNHIRNAPTATHKNEGAGVGYKYPHDFPGHFLKERYFPESFYPNPPSFYEPTNQGMEKMLKEQLERLWGDRY
- a CDS encoding NADH-quinone oxidoreductase subunit A; translated protein: MGSAPDSFAPILLQLMLGVGFSALILSLAFLLNPKKKSKPQDTFECGVTYYGDARGLFNIKFYLVAVLFILFDIEAVFLYPWAVNLIGFKEAGLGTFFLFEMFFFLLILVVGLYYIWKKGALEWD
- a CDS encoding NADH-quinone oxidoreductase subunit B, which gives rise to MGLTETLSKPGEMFGDMFQVATLDNVVQWGQSFSLWPYPFATACCGIEYMSTACADYDIARFGAERPSFSPRQADMILVLGTITYKMAPVLRQIYDQLAEPKFVISVGACASSGGMFHTYGVLQGVDRILPVDVYVPGCPPRPEAILDALVKLQKKVQTQGLEARRQEVMKKIQEINERNKPLVVA
- a CDS encoding NADH-quinone oxidoreductase subunit C translates to MNETITQFLNSRFPDSLLPQRDINTNLLFFSIRKEKLPDVVLALKEELGFHFLNDLTSVDWLGKREPRFEVLYLLRSPKHGHFRVQLRVPVGEGESVPSLSNIFPAANWPEREVFDLMGIPFSGHPRMERLIMPDNFVGHPLRKDYPLEGPGQDYLIEDLLTIHVKEDITE
- a CDS encoding NADH-quinone oxidoreductase subunit D; the encoded protein is MVMYEKTAEHFGQKFKDLPEGHLLVNLGPSHPATHGILQNVIQIDGERVVDTESVIGYVHRCFEKLGERYDYNQFLVCTDRMNYVSTPLNNIGWILTVEKMMQIQVPDRVTYVRMIISELSRIMDHIICNGIMGVDLGAFSGLLHLFHHRENIYQILEKLTGARLTTTFCRVGGMERDIYPEFQSEIKIILKGLKPALDEFEELLIRNKIFNERTKGIGGISAERAIAYGFSGPNLRAAGVPWDVRKDDPYMFYDQVNFDIPVGEDGSALDRTLVRMEEMRQSMRIIEQLIDGIPEGPYHADVPHAFLPPKDRVYNNMEELIYHFKIIMHGVKVPPGEYYHATEAANGELGFYVVSEGEKSPWRVHVRRPCFWYYQAFPEMVKGGLLADTIATMSSLNVIAGELDC
- the nuoE gene encoding complex I 24 kDa subunit family protein; the encoded protein is MAYQFSQESEKRFQRLIPQFPSKRSLILPCLFLLQADKGFVDTEGMQYIADRIGEPVSLAHVHGVATFYTMYNKKPVGKFHIQICANISCYLAGSDSITEHVCSKLGIEKGETTKDKKYTVDEVQCLGACGFGPVAQINDKYYENLTPESIEKILSELEKEG
- the nuoF gene encoding NADH-quinone oxidoreductase subunit NuoF, which produces MGLKTLLTTHINATDSHTLKHYQSVGGYESLKKVLSEMTAEQIVNDVKNSGLRGRGGAGFPTGNKWGFIPKTDKPKYLICNGDEGEPGTFKDRMLIERFPHMLIEGMAIAAKAIDSHQGYIYIRGEFHKGIRIVETAVEEAYKAGLLGKNILGLGYDFDLAVYSGAGAYICGEESALINSLEGRRGHPRLKPPFPAVSGLYACPTVVNNVETFCNVPHIIRMTGEEYKKIGTEKSPGTRLFAVSGHVKKPGIYEVEMGTPMKELIFDICGGIKNDKSLKAVIPGGSSSPILTSEEAMTATMDYESIASLKSMLGSGAVIILSEEADLVETTYRLAEFYSHESCGQCTPCREGTHWVKDLLHKIKKGEGTEKDVELIFSLSRNMEGGTTICPLADACVMAVRPTMTKFKEEFSLRLKKEVSVSH
- the nuoH gene encoding NADH-quinone oxidoreductase subunit NuoH encodes the protein MDWALILAWGIKILSLFFVILTGVAYYTLAERKFAGFIQDRPGPNRAGPFGIFQPLADGIKFIAKEEIFPKNVSKGMYLLAPTISMTCAIMAWAVIPFGGTLPAPEWLTTLTGVATIDLQIANPDSGVLYMLAISSLSVYGIMIAGWSSNNKYSLLGGVRSTAQMISYELPMGLSIVAIVIMTGSLKLTDISDSQKEMWNILSPPGFVAFFIYVTAMFAETNRLPFDLAEAESELVVGFHTEYGAFKFALFFLAEYMNMITMSCLTTLLFFGGYNVPFQIGAGSKYQAFIGLGFFIVKVLFFAFLFIWVRWTLPRFRYDQLMKLGWKKMIPWGLFVVMFASIYTVYWKEGWMKLFI
- a CDS encoding NADH-quinone oxidoreductase subunit J family protein — its product is MDEIIYMNLETSPSLLLFVFFGTVTVITALSVIFQKNPVVSAVSLVFTFFSLAGIYGIMGALFIATMQVLVYAGAIMVLVVFVLMLLSQRAETMSRYRKHPIRLVLLSVFVLGFFFLLYSALTTGVPHTEQMGKGYENAEYSFPIQGTSTVNAKGNVATVGASTYLDYLLPFEMISILLLVAVLGAVILAKKKLTEVDQTKDTVL
- the nuoK gene encoding NADH-quinone oxidoreductase subunit NuoK, with amino-acid sequence MNPVIGGIPVQYLLGLAGILFSIGVLGVLIRRNIVIIFMSVELILNSVNLVFVTFSKALSHINGETIVFFVMAIAAAEAAVGLALVIAIFRHKKSTNVDELQSMRW